From Micromonospora rhizosphaerae, the proteins below share one genomic window:
- a CDS encoding DUF4926 domain-containing protein, translated as MNLYDVVELISDVPEENLPAGSIGTIVHIFTAPEQAYEVEFADSEGRTLATVALKPDDVRPSR; from the coding sequence GTGAATCTCTATGACGTGGTCGAACTGATCTCCGACGTGCCTGAGGAGAATCTTCCGGCCGGGTCGATAGGAACGATCGTGCACATCTTCACCGCGCCCGAGCAGGCGTACGAGGTCGAGTTTGCCGACAGCGAAGGTCGGACGTTGGCGACGGTCGCTCTCAAGCCGGACGATGTCCGGCCCTCCCGATAG